ACGGGTAGAACTTGATTCGGGCGAAAGTAAAACTGTCGATCTTCAGATTCCTGTTCAAAACTTAAGGTACTGGAACGAAGAAACGCAAAGCTGGGCCGACGATTTATGCGAAATAGAATTGCATATCGGAGCCTCATCAGCCGATATACGTTTAAAGCATAAAGTTTTACTTCAGTAATATTTCACCTGGATATTTTGATATTAAAAAAGGCTGTTTACTGGTGTAAACAGCCTTTTTACGAATCTAAAACTAATTCAAATAACTACTCCTAATCAAAAACCTTATGTAAAAATGTTACGATATAAGGTACTGTCTCATCAAACCACGGGTGGCACAACCAAAAAGGATGTGGCGTGTGCCCGATGGTATGTACCTCGTTGTAAATTTCGAATTTATTTAATTCCGCCAGGTAAAATTCGCGCCCTGCATGAAAACGGGGCAAAGCACTATTAATAAATATAGTGGGAGGCGTATTTTTACCAACATAGCTTATTGGAGAAGCTTCAATCCATAGCCCGGGATTTTCTTTGTAGGTAGCGCCAAACCACCGGGCTCCGGCTGAAGGTTTTTCAGGATTTTCATCTTTCCCACTTTCATTCGGGTCAGTAAAATCAACCACACCATCAATATTGATTACCGCGTGTACTTTATCGTTGGCCTCTTGTTGCAGCGGGTGTGCTGCAAAATTTGTATTTCCGGCAGTTGTGCCCAGCAACGATGCCAAGGTTGCCCCGGCAGAGGTGCCAAGCGTGGCCACTTTTGCGGTATCCAGCCCAAACTCGCCGGCATTAAGCTTTAACCACTTGAGTGCCGTTTTTAAATCGACCACACCTGCGGGGTATAGCGCTTCAGGCGATAATCTGTATTCAACAGTTGCAGCAACAAAACCCGCTTCTGCAAGTTTCTGGGCCATTGGCACCAGGTGTGCTTTTGTTCCTGAAGCCCATCCGCCACCATGAATCAACAATACACCCGGCACAGGCTCCATTTTAGCCACTTTCGGGTAAAAAATATCCATATGTAGAGCACGTT
Above is a genomic segment from uncultured Draconibacterium sp. containing:
- a CDS encoding alpha/beta hydrolase; this encodes MRFLIFILLVLPLAIFAQQTDFNYPKDTSFNVESAFRKIEKQFPHARVVNEFSNPAIQEKRKVVYYWLGKRALHMDIFYPKVAKMEPVPGVLLIHGGGWASGTKAHLVPMAQKLAEAGFVAATVEYRLSPEALYPAGVVDLKTALKWLKLNAGEFGLDTAKVATLGTSAGATLASLLGTTAGNTNFAAHPLQQEANDKVHAVINIDGVVDFTDPNESGKDENPEKPSAGARWFGATYKENPGLWIEASPISYVGKNTPPTIFINSALPRFHAGREFYLAELNKFEIYNEVHTIGHTPHPFWLCHPWFDETVPYIVTFLHKVFD